In Bradyrhizobium sp. CCBAU 051011, the following are encoded in one genomic region:
- a CDS encoding TRAP transporter substrate-binding protein, with protein MKRRDFLKVTGIGAAGAATLAAPAIAQSMPELKWRLTASWPKSLDTLWGGVELMAKLVGEATDNKFQIQAFAGGEIVPGLQVLDAVQNGTVEMGHTASYYYFGKDPTFAFGTAVPFGPNQRLNQAWYMLGGGRDLLNQFYKSYNVTSFLAGNTGCQMGGWFRKEINTVDDLKGLKMRIGGFAGRVMQKLGVVPQQLAGGDIYPALEKGTIDAAEWVGPYDDEKLGFNKVAPHYYYPGWWEGGPMLLGLVNLDKWNSLPKYYQSVIEQAGQAANSWMMAKYDQGNPPALKKLLAGGTKLHSFSPPIMQACLKATKELYAETSASNPNFKKVLESMNSFTTNGYQWFQVAELGYDSFMARNPQG; from the coding sequence ATGAAAAGAAGAGATTTTCTTAAAGTGACCGGTATTGGCGCGGCCGGCGCCGCGACCTTGGCGGCCCCCGCTATTGCTCAATCGATGCCGGAGCTCAAATGGCGCCTGACCGCCAGCTGGCCGAAATCGCTCGACACCCTGTGGGGCGGGGTGGAGCTGATGGCCAAGCTCGTTGGCGAAGCCACCGACAACAAGTTCCAGATCCAGGCCTTCGCCGGCGGCGAAATCGTTCCCGGCCTGCAGGTGCTCGATGCCGTGCAGAACGGCACCGTCGAGATGGGCCATACCGCGTCCTATTATTATTTCGGCAAGGACCCGACATTTGCTTTCGGAACGGCGGTGCCGTTCGGCCCCAACCAGCGCCTCAACCAGGCTTGGTACATGCTGGGCGGCGGCAGGGACCTGCTCAACCAGTTCTACAAGAGCTACAACGTCACCTCGTTTCTGGCCGGCAACACCGGCTGCCAGATGGGCGGCTGGTTCCGCAAGGAGATCAACACCGTCGACGATCTAAAGGGCTTGAAGATGCGCATCGGCGGCTTTGCCGGCCGCGTGATGCAGAAGCTCGGCGTCGTGCCGCAGCAGCTTGCCGGCGGCGACATCTATCCCGCGCTCGAAAAGGGCACGATCGATGCGGCGGAATGGGTCGGGCCATACGACGACGAGAAGCTCGGCTTCAACAAGGTCGCGCCGCATTACTACTATCCCGGCTGGTGGGAAGGCGGGCCGATGCTGCTCGGGCTGGTCAACCTGGATAAGTGGAATTCGCTGCCGAAATACTATCAGAGCGTCATCGAGCAGGCCGGCCAGGCCGCCAATAGCTGGATGATGGCCAAGTACGACCAGGGCAACCCGCCGGCGCTGAAGAAACTGCTGGCAGGCGGCACCAAGCTGCACAGCTTCTCGCCGCCGATCATGCAGGCCTGCCTGAAGGCGACCAAGGAATTGTACGCCGAGACCTCGGCGTCCAATCCCAATTTCAAGAAGGTGCTGGAGTCCATGAACTCGTTCACGACCAACGGATACCAGTGGTTCCAGGTCGCCGAGCTCGGCTACGACAGCTTTATGGCGCGCAATCCGCAAGGCTGA
- a CDS encoding TRAP transporter substrate-binding protein, which translates to MKRRDFLKVSAAGAAATAVASPAIAQSSPEIKWRLTSSFPKSLDTIYGGAEQVAKYVAEMTDNKFQIQVFAAGEIVPGLQALDATSNNTVEMCHTVSYYYVGKDPTFAIYASVPFGLNARQQNSWWSQGGGEALGNEFFKKFGVVGFATGNTGAQMGGWFRKEIKTVADLSGLKMRIGGIAGQVFQKVGVVPQQLAGGDIYPALEKGTIDAAEWVGPYDDEKLGFQKVAKFYYYPGFWEGGPMVHAFANLEKWNSLPKNYQAILTNACAHANSWMNARYDMQNPAALKRLVAGGTQLRPFTNEVLEACLKATNELWAEISGKNADFKKSIDAMQAYRSDQYLWWQVAEYTYDSFMIRSRTRG; encoded by the coding sequence ATGAAGCGTCGTGATTTTTTGAAGGTTTCAGCGGCCGGTGCTGCCGCGACAGCCGTTGCCTCGCCGGCGATCGCGCAATCATCGCCTGAGATCAAATGGCGCCTGACGTCGAGCTTCCCGAAGTCGCTCGATACCATCTATGGCGGTGCCGAGCAGGTGGCGAAGTACGTCGCCGAGATGACCGACAACAAGTTTCAGATCCAGGTGTTCGCGGCCGGCGAAATCGTTCCCGGTCTGCAGGCGCTGGACGCGACCTCCAACAACACCGTCGAGATGTGCCACACCGTCTCGTATTATTACGTCGGCAAGGACCCGACCTTTGCGATCTACGCCTCGGTCCCGTTCGGCCTCAATGCGCGCCAGCAGAATTCCTGGTGGTCGCAGGGTGGCGGTGAGGCACTCGGCAACGAGTTCTTCAAGAAGTTCGGCGTGGTCGGCTTCGCCACCGGCAATACCGGCGCGCAGATGGGCGGCTGGTTCCGCAAGGAGATCAAGACCGTTGCCGATCTCTCGGGCCTCAAGATGCGCATTGGCGGCATCGCCGGACAGGTCTTTCAGAAGGTCGGCGTGGTGCCGCAGCAGCTCGCCGGCGGCGACATCTACCCGGCGCTGGAGAAGGGCACCATCGACGCGGCCGAGTGGGTCGGTCCGTATGACGATGAAAAGCTCGGCTTCCAGAAGGTTGCCAAGTTCTACTATTACCCGGGCTTCTGGGAAGGCGGTCCGATGGTCCACGCCTTCGCCAACCTCGAAAAGTGGAATTCGCTGCCGAAGAACTACCAGGCGATCCTGACCAATGCGTGCGCCCACGCCAATAGCTGGATGAACGCGCGTTACGACATGCAGAACCCGGCCGCGCTGAAGCGGCTGGTCGCTGGCGGCACGCAGCTTCGTCCCTTCACCAATGAAGTGCTGGAAGCATGCCTGAAGGCAACCAACGAGCTGTGGGCCGAGATATCCGGCAAGAACGCCGACTTCAAGAAGTCGATCGATGCGATGCAGGCCTACCGCTCCGACCAGTATCTGTGGTGGCAGGTTGCCGAATACACCTATGACAGCTTCATGATCCGCTCGCGCACCCGCGGCTGA
- a CDS encoding CopG family transcriptional regulator, whose amino-acid sequence MSNNVRELRPKPADSEKITINLGYVDLGHVDLMVQEGFYSNRTDFIRTAIRNQLERHADVVKQSTARKSLDLGLRNYSREDLETVRRAGEMLHINVLGLATIANDVTPELARATIASVSVLGALHASPAVKAALADRTR is encoded by the coding sequence ATGTCGAATAATGTCCGCGAACTCCGACCGAAGCCGGCCGATTCTGAAAAAATCACGATCAATCTGGGTTATGTCGACCTTGGGCACGTCGACCTCATGGTCCAGGAAGGGTTCTACTCGAACCGGACCGATTTCATTCGCACAGCCATCCGCAACCAACTCGAACGTCATGCGGATGTGGTCAAACAGTCGACTGCTCGGAAAAGTCTGGACCTGGGTCTACGGAATTACAGCCGTGAGGATCTCGAGACGGTGCGACGCGCCGGCGAGATGCTGCATATCAATGTGCTGGGCCTTGCGACAATTGCCAATGATGTCACGCCGGAGCTTGCTCGCGCCACGATTGCCTCGGTCTCGGTGCTCGGAGCCCTCCATGCCAGTCCGGCGGTGAAAGCCGCGCTCGCCGACAGGACGCGGTGA
- a CDS encoding PHB depolymerase family esterase gives MLNQDIIREATRLTRAGRLVEATALLQHMLRGERTTDATLRTYPIALPGGTPSIVDAKANWVKETGSSPLPRATSTQPRKFNAPSNRTNNFAGLRLRGATKRTPLSTRDIVPDRARFIDGSYSNSAGSRAYRLFIPSGYHGQPLPLIVMLHGCTQSPEDFAAGTRMNFVAETQPCFVVYPAQRSEANQAKCWNWFRTTDQQRDTGEPSLIAGITRQIMREYSVDPKRVYVAGLSAGAAAAAIMGATYSDLYAAVGVHSGLACGAATDLPSALLAMRQGGGFDHRAVLTDRPTVPTIVFHGDRDSTVHPNNGDQVIKQSIEATRTERNVHRGQVAGGHAYTRTVHCDASGRHVFEHWSIHGAGHAWSGGSSVGSYTDPRGPDATREMLRFFLEHSLP, from the coding sequence ATGCTCAACCAGGACATCATTCGCGAAGCTACACGTCTCACGCGCGCGGGCCGACTCGTCGAGGCCACGGCACTTCTCCAGCACATGCTTCGCGGTGAAAGGACGACGGACGCGACATTGCGCACCTATCCTATCGCCCTCCCAGGAGGTACGCCGTCAATTGTAGACGCGAAAGCAAATTGGGTTAAGGAAACGGGGAGCTCGCCGTTACCGCGGGCCACATCCACTCAACCGCGCAAGTTCAACGCACCGTCAAATCGTACAAACAATTTTGCTGGGCTCCGATTGCGGGGTGCAACAAAGCGGACTCCGCTGTCCACGCGCGACATCGTGCCGGACCGTGCGAGATTTATCGACGGTAGCTATAGCAATTCTGCAGGAAGCCGTGCCTACAGGCTCTTCATCCCGAGTGGTTATCATGGGCAACCGCTTCCGTTGATCGTCATGCTCCACGGTTGCACCCAGTCGCCAGAAGATTTCGCCGCCGGCACGAGAATGAACTTTGTCGCAGAAACGCAACCTTGCTTTGTGGTCTATCCCGCGCAGCGTAGCGAAGCAAATCAGGCGAAATGCTGGAACTGGTTTCGCACCACCGATCAGCAGCGTGACACCGGCGAACCCTCGCTTATCGCGGGGATCACGCGCCAAATCATGCGCGAGTACTCAGTTGATCCAAAGCGAGTCTACGTTGCCGGACTTTCGGCCGGAGCGGCCGCAGCCGCCATCATGGGAGCAACATATAGCGATCTATACGCGGCCGTTGGTGTACATTCCGGCCTCGCATGTGGCGCCGCCACCGACCTTCCCTCTGCGCTCCTCGCCATGCGACAAGGCGGCGGCTTCGATCATCGGGCGGTTCTAACCGACCGGCCAACTGTTCCGACCATTGTTTTTCATGGCGATCGCGACAGTACAGTGCACCCAAACAATGGCGATCAAGTTATCAAGCAGTCCATCGAGGCAACGCGCACGGAAAGAAACGTGCATCGCGGGCAGGTGGCTGGAGGTCACGCCTATACTCGCACTGTCCATTGCGATGCCAGTGGGCGCCACGTCTTCGAACACTGGAGCATCCACGGAGCTGGACACGCATGGTCGGGGGGAAGCTCCGTGGGCTCCTATACTGACCCGCGAGGACCGGACGCAACAAGAGAGATGCTGCGTTTTTTCCTCGAGCATTCGCTTCCGTAG